The following nucleotide sequence is from Labeo rohita strain BAU-BD-2019 chromosome 3, IGBB_LRoh.1.0, whole genome shotgun sequence.
cagaattgtgagatgaaaagtcgcaattaccttttttaaattttttttattcgttggcagaaatgggcttccatactggttttgtacagttaaaaatatgCCAGGTTTTCACAGTAAAACCCACACAATtgttactcaaaactagcccaatcgcatttcaAAGGGGTCCCGCAGTAAAAATCGCACTCCAGcagtaaaatacacgttttttggcagggttcccctggtaaaattagcattcctggtgctaaatatcacattattggggtcgcttcaacccacggacacAAAAAACAACAGTCTTAAAGCAGCCCAATTCCACAGAAAagcgtggacttggcaacactgaaaaTAGCTAGACACGGataagaccggaagccagacccataaaatttacaaatggccgctgccacttttacaggaaaaataaagtggataaataaatatggtaTGTTTTAAAACTACTACATTATTTGAACAAAATCTGTGATTTTAggttgtttttatcttttttccccttatctcttttctctttttataaAAAGAGATACtgaatgtttcttttttcaccCAATAACTTTAATTTACATCGACTGGGTTGTCCTAATGTTTGATACGcaaagctatttaaaaaaaaacatggatagATGTCTAGATCTCGAAGGCTGACTGACTCTATCGCACAGAAATGCATGTGTACCAAAACTCACGGAAACTGTGCTCTCTGACACGCCTGCCAGGCTGGTAGAAGAGCCCCTTTTCACCACAGACGAGCAGCAGCGCTTCCACGAGCTGGATCCCGCACAGCCTTCGATTCCCAAACGCGCCACTATGGGTCAGCAGAGAGCCGGCGCACAGCGACAGTAGGAGCAGTCCAGGTCTGTGCATTCTCCTTATGAGAAAACTTCACAGatcatgaaacacaaaataGCAACTCTTCCCTGTCTTGTCAGGTTGATTGTGTCCTGTCAAGAGTGAAAGTGTCATCCCAGCCTACTAGTACTGTGGttattatctctctctctctctctgtttctgtccAGTCTCGCTATTCTAATGGACTCTTGCTTTTTATGAGGATCCATCAGTGAGCTGAACAACTAGCCTCAATTAATCACCTTCAATCAGTACAAATAATTACCCCTATCAGCTCACCCCAGTCATCCCAGCTTTTCTCTTCCTGACCCCCACTTTGTTTAATTACCCCTATTAAGGTTTATAAAAAACCTGTGCTGctttcatctctctctctcctttttctctctctctccagccCTCTGTCTTTTTCTCACTGTTGTCTGAATGCCAGCATAGCGTTCAAGCTTTTTCAAGTTCCTATTGTCTGGGCCTATTGGCTTTCTGGCTAATTAGCGCTGCTTTTCTGAGGATAACTTGCAGtaagtaatattatttttacattgttaaGAAACAAAGACAATACAGCAAACCTGTGCCCATAGACAGGACCAAATGCATATGATGGAGTTTTACGGGTGGTGTTGTGAACGAGTGAGAGAGGATGGGTGGGATTAGTTTAGGAAAACTCAAAGCTAAATCTGAGGCCTGTCAGATTACAAAGAGGAACATATGAAGACAGACACGGacacactaaataaaaaagcgTGTCGTTTGCAAGGAAACTCatcagacatttttaaaatctgtggTTTAGGGTAAGTGCACGTATATGAATGTCTCTCTAACAATATATAAGGTTATActctacttaaaaaaacatattttatattttgcctGATTGTAAATTATTAAGTATGCCTGTGGACGTGGAGAAGATTATTCAGTTTATCAAACAAGGCGACCAGGACAACGTTCAAATACACCTGGATGATTACAACACTGAGgtaaatataatttcaaaaatgctgaattttaattaaatataataagatatataatatataatataataagattAATACCGTGCTTAATATGATCATCACTGTGctagacagaaaaaaaactgtgttaGAATCTTCTACTACTTCTACAACATTCAGATATTAGCAGTTTCCATGACAACAGAACTGGGGTAAACCTGAAGGGTGTTTCTCATTACTTATCCAGTCATTTTACAATTTCTGCAGTGGGGTGAAGTTTTAATGTGTCTGGATGTTCAAATTCTGCTGTCTGCCTCTTATATATATTCACCTTTTAATTCTCCCTTTGTTATCACAGAACTCACAATGTTTCTTTTTTGATGtggaagaaagagagagaagaaaggtAAATTCTAACATCTATGctaatgtttgtgtttatctGTCTGCCCTCAATCCGAGGGCACACACGGCTTGGATTAACACGGCTAATAATGTAAATCTCACTCATCCACCTTCGCTTATCTTTATCCctcacttttcattcattcagtgtATGTAATAGTCACACACATGTTTTTAATCATGATTTTTCGTACTTTCTTTCTCCTACATGGGTGAACTGAGAACAGCAAAGAGAGCTGGAAGAGGTAAATCCTTCACATGACCTAGAGAAAAAAAGTAGGCATTTGCTGTAGATAAACAAAGACGTCTGTGAGGAAGAAAAACGAGAGAAGTTGGTAATCTGAAACTAATATACTCGCCGTCTATCTCACCCTGGGGCACCTGTACATACCGACACCCAGTGTCTGTGTCGGATGAACTCTTTTGAgcttattattttgttgttactAAGCACCAATTATTGTGCCATGTGTCAAAAAGATAATTTATTGCTTCCCAATAACGCTGTTATGGCCGTTCATGATGGCTGTGCTCACAAAATAAagcttttataaattaaagctTTTAAGTTAGTCTGTAATGGACTTGAATGTTCTGTTGTTTGTATGTGAAGAAGCAGACCACTGTTTAAATCTGAATCTTGAGTTTGAAGGGCAGACACTgacactgtttttttccatgtcACCTTTCATTATTgcaaaagcttatttttttctgtttagctCACTTTCTGTTGTCTCATGTGAATGTTTGTTTCCTCTCAGTTCCGCCGGAATAAAGTGAGAGAGTGTGTTCCAGACTCTGACTCAGATTTTGACTCTGATGAGAATGAGGATCCAGACCTTGTTCTGCGGAGGGTGAGTCAAACTTctttcccaaactttttttcacatccatatagttatttttcagaatacttatctatctatctatctatctatctatctatctatctatctatctatctatctatctatctatctatctatccaataCAATGCAAAATAATTCTAACCAAACTGTTTTTCCTCTCTGTCTCCTCCAGAGGCTTGCTGCAGCTCTGATCTGGTTTATCCGCATGCGTCTACAGCCAGGCGTTTTAAGAGTGTGTCTGCGAACTCTGCGAATTATCTCACGAGATCGAAAGGCCTTGGCACCCCTGATCACGGACTATGCCATTCTAACTCTTGCTCGACTTGGGGGCATCTCCGCCCTCCCGACCTGGCCTGAAGAAGAGGAGGCAGAGTGGGGCTCCTCCCACAGTGACATCGCCTCTGAAAATGAGACAGAGACACATCCAGATAATAATGGCAGCAATACACACCATTCAACATGTTACAGGGAAGGAGATGATTCTCCCTCCTGTGTCTGCGTCTCTGCAGCCTGTGCTGAGTCTTTGGACAGTGAAGGAGGTGTGCAGAATATAACATCTAACTGTAATATTGGGAGAGAAACACAAAACGACCACTATGATGAAAACGTAAGGAAAGATGGTGTCTGTGGACTGTTGACAAGAGGAAAGAGGGATGTTAGAGGAGAAAAGGATGAGGAGGGAGAGGAGGGGTATGATGATGGAGAGGTCTGGAGGAAAGAGGCGATGAAGGCCTTGTGCAATGTTATCTACAACAGCCCCAAAGCACAGGAGAGAGCCAGCATCCTGAGGTGTGCCTCAAATTGTTTCATGTGAAGCATTTGCCAAATGCAGtgtcaataaatattttgttttcttcaccAGGTTGCTACACGGCCTGTCAGAAAGACTTAAAGACGGTATACATACCTCATCACCTCCGGGCGGTCAGTTTTATGAACTGCGGCTTCTCTTTCTGTTGACTGCTTTACGGCCTGAGCTTAGGATAGAGCTTCGCCAGGTAACACTCAATGATACAAATATGTAATACggtcttattataatattgttgttattagtgatacatacactgtaacaacttcttcaaagttgtaaataaaacaaagataatTGGAGTACAATTTTTTCAGGCCAGTGACCACTTAGTGGACAGAAAGTTGGAGCAGGGGCTCcccattaaattaaaaaaaaaaattaactaagtccacttccagaacaaaaatttacagatttaatttactcacccccttgtcatcccagttcatgtctttctttcttcagtcaataagaaattatgtttcttgaggaaaacattcccaaatttttctccatatagtggacttcagtggtgctcccaagttcgaacttccaaaatgtagtttaaatgcagcttcaaatgactctaaacgatcacagccaaggaagaagggtcttatgtagcgaaatgactggtcattttttaaacaaattgatagtttctttactttttaacctcaaatgcttgtcttgtcttgtctctgcgatgcacatgcataGTCTCTGTAAtcaggatatgtcgaaaaacctctgttttgttttcttcttaaacgtcagaattgtcctacatgctgttttacctttttttgtaaagggtgtttgatcttctctgcatgtttactttgtaaacactgggttggtacttctgtagcgatgtaggacgattttgaagctgggaaagaaaacgaaatgggagtttttcgacataccctaactgtattgaccgtattgaaccggaaaaaaacagtttgcacagacttagacaagacgagtgtttgaggttaaaaagtatataaattgtcaatttgttcagataataactgatcgttttgctagataagacccttcttccttggctgggattgtttagagcagtggttttcaaactggtcctggaagcacccctgccctgcacattttatatgtctccctcatctaacacacctgattcaactcatcagctcattagtagaaaCTGCACAACATGAATTGAATGTGTCtgataagggagacatacaaaatgtgcagggcaggggtgcttcCAGGACCAGATCGAAAACCACTGCAGTGTACACTGCATTTTGAAggtcaaacttgggggcaccattgaagtccactatatggagaaaaattcaggaatgttttactcaagaaacataattttcagtcttatcgactgaagaaagagacatgaacatcgtggatgacaagggggtgagtaaattatcttgttctggaagtggacttctcctttttaAACCAGGGCTATAAAACATATGAATAGTACCATAgcattaaaggggacattggatgtccactttccacaagttggtatgattctttagggtcttcatgaaatgtctgcaacctactttggttaaaattcgtcaaaacaccctttttatcatgtcaaaaacagctctgttcacagtgatctgtttcagtgcatgtctctttaaatgataatgagctactgctcacccagcccctctcttctgttttttgtgtttttgggagaaaatgaaaactcttatgctcacttttacatccaactacaaaacacctgcattgcttacaagaCGTTGTTGCTACAGATGCCTGAGCGCGGAGAAAATGGCAGGTTGAGGGAGCCAATATGCTAAGGCTGCATGTCAGCAAAGCGTTTTTTTgcgtattttttaaattgtcctTAATGGGAGCGCAGcggtttttttaaatgccaggAATGTGCCGAGCACTGAGCTCTTTTCCGCGCTGAGCATTAGGGCATTTTTTTTCTCGGCGCCAAGAGTTGAAAAATGTTAAACTCTGAGCAAACCACTGGGCTCATCACTGTCAATTTCTAGTCATTTAACCAATCAGATTGGAGGAGGGGCGAGACTAAAACAGATCGCCCTGCTTGTCCTACAACTAAACAGTATTGGAGAAGTTAATATTGCTTGTCTCCGAGTATTTATGTCTTTACCAGATGGAAATGCCAGACTAtcatatgaaaattatttatgaaaaataatacttGGAGAAACATTTCCTTTGCGACGCGTCTGCCATATTGCTAAAGTGTATTTCATATCATAGCAACACAGCGTCTCaccggaaaaaaacactgcGCTCTCAAGCGCTCACAACTGGGCGTTTTCAGCTGGCTAAAAAAGCTTTGGTGGACACACAggctaatacgggacagtccgtcaggtggttgtgggcggggcctgagcagtatgatgtcatactgctcagaaaatcaaaactgcttgataattgagactgtttagaaTTTCTGTGGATATAAAAAAAagggagtgaatggatttttagcattgtagggtggttgtgtccgcctgacacatttttatgcaaacactgtgtaaaagtgaattttgcatctgatgtctcctttaatgtatttgcatattATATGAGTACAAAGtcattaaatgattattatgaATGCatagaattaattataattaaagtaattttacagttttattcaacagtgaaataataaaatatttagctaAACTTTTGCTTTTTTACTTTAAGTCTGTTTGAAATTGacttatattttgtttaatgcatattttatcaaacaattcatttgaatgaaaacaACATTTAGAGGAGCCCTGCAGTATCACTGCAGTAGTCAAGACCACAAAAAAGAAAGTATTACGAGAACATAAAACTGCCTGTTTCATATCTGTGGGCATTTCAGAGACTCATTCTGTGTCCTCTTCCTGTCAGGAGCGTGGCGTGTCCATGCTGACTGCTGCTCTGGAACAGTGTTTAGAAGTGCGCTGGGGTGAAATGCATGAGGTGCTGACTGACCTCACTGCACCCCCTATGTGTAAGGAGGTGACTCAGCGTGCCCTTGAGATTCTCAAGACCCTGTTCAACATTACCTACAGTGTGCAGAGACAGGAAGTAGATGAggtaaatgctgctctttttgcTATTGGCTATTTCCACCATGGAaacagaacatttattttactgtcaACATTTTGGTTCTTTTTCTTCTGCTACAGGAGGCTGCAGCTTTGTATCGTCACCTAGCTGCAGTCCTGCGTCACTGTCTGCTCGTGCCCTGTGAGGGAGAGGATAGAAAAGAGGAGCTGCAAGGGTGAGTGTAGGAATCAAACCACTGTGAGTCTTGAGAGGTCTCATCCTATTGATCTCTGTAACTCTTCTGTGCTGAATATCCACAGACACACAGTAAACGTGCTCTCAGCGCTTCCTCTGCAGTGCCTGGATGTTCTGCTATCTGTTCGCCTGTCTGAAGGTTCGAAGGAGTCTGGTGGAGTCAACATGGACTGCGTTCACACTCTGCTGCTCTTCATGGAGAAGAGACTTGACAGAGTGAGAAAGAGTGCTCTGAACTGTCTAGCGTTCCTGTAGATCAAGAACATGCCATTTGTGAGGCCAAATTTAAGGGGGTGATTTCCAGGGACCTCATAGACTGGGGTTCAGTTTCCATAAcatcccaaaaataaaaattctgtcatcatttactgttCTTCATGCCATTCCAAAACCTTTAACTTTGGAACAtataagaagatattttgagaaatgtttttgtccatacagtggATGTGAACTCTTTGGTTACCagcattattcaaaatatcctcttttgtgttccacagaagaaagaatgttcacaggtttggaatgacactgaaaacagaattgtaatttttaaatgaactatgCCTTTTACAGTCCAAAGGTTTATCTTCCTATTAGATGAGAtatacagttgatgtcaaaagttttcatacactttgcagaatctgcaaaatgttaattattttaccaaaacaagagggatcatacaaaatgcatgttatttttttatttagtactgaccaaaattagatatttcacataaaaaatgtttacatgtagtccacaagagaaaataatagttttttttttttttttttttttttttttaagtttacatacgattgattcttaatactgtcttgttatctgaatgatccacagctctatatttttttttgtttagtgatagtcgtTCATGAGTGCCTTGTTTTGTGCCTTGTgtgccctgaacagttaaactgcccgcttcagaaaaatcctttaggtcccccaaattctttggtttttcagcatttttgtgtatttgaaccctttccaacaatgaccatataattttgagatccatcttttcacactaagaacaactgagggactcatatgtaactattacagaaggttcaaacagtcactgatgctccagaaggaaacacaacttttgaacagaatgaagatgtgtacatttttcttattttgcctaaatatctttttttttcatttagtactgcccttcagaagctacagaagatatttgcatttttttttacagaagacaaaataaatgaaaattaccctgatcttcaaattcaaaacgtttGCACCACCCagatcttaatgcattgtgttttcttttggagcatcagtgtttgaaccttctgtaatagttgcatatgagtccctcagttgtcctcagtgtgaaaagacggatctcaaaatcatacagtcattgttggaaagggttcaaatacacacaaatgctgaaaaaccaaaggatttgtgggacctgaaggatttttctgaagaacagcaggcagtttaactgtttaggacattttgcagattctgcaaggtgtatgaaaacttttgacctcaactgcataCATAAAGATTTGTGTAGATATAGG
It contains:
- the LOC127163542 gene encoding insulin, with product MHRPGLLLLSLCAGSLLTHSGAFGNRRLCGIQLVEALLLVCGEKGLFYQPGRRVREHSFRVMMRNSPLFRRQTGVAAQSGERGTARSSVSKRGIVEQCCHFYCDYYDLENYCNT
- the si:ch211-195b15.7 gene encoding LOW QUALITY PROTEIN: synembryn-A (The sequence of the model RefSeq protein was modified relative to this genomic sequence to represent the inferred CDS: inserted 1 base in 1 codon), with protein sequence MKTDTDTLNKKACRLQGNSSDIFKICGLGMPVDVEKIIQFIKQGDQDNVQIHLDDYNTENSQCFFFDVEERERRKQRELEEFRRNKVRECVPDSDSDFDSDENEDPDLVLRRRLAAALIWFIRMRLQPGVLRVCLRTLRIISRDRKALAPLITDYAILTLARLGGISALPTWPEEEEAEWGSSHSDIASENETETHPDNNGSNTHHSTCYREGDDSPSCVCVSAACAESLDSEGGVQNITSNCNIGRETQNDHYDENVRKDGVCGLLTRGKRDVRGEKDEEGEEGYDDGEVWRKEAMKALCNVIYNSPKAQERASILRLLHGLSERLKDGIHTSSPPGGQFYELRLLFLLTALRPELRIELRQERGVSMLTAALEQCLEVRWGEMHEVLTDLTAPPMCKEVTQRALEILKTLFNITYSVQRQEVDEEAAALYRHLAAVLRHCLLVPCEGEDRKEELQGHTVNVLSALPLQCLDVLLSVRLSEGSKESGGVNMDCVHTLLLFMEKRLDRGHKLKEKLAPVLNLLTESSKAHRETRHYLRQQILPPLRDVEMRPEQGDTLRSKLVRLMTHVDTDIKHCAAELLFVLCKENVSRFVKYTGYGNAAGLLAARGLXNGRGPSPQPQYSSDSDSDTEEYRQAKDRINPVTGRVEEEQPDPMEGMTEEEKEAEALRLINMFNRLSRGKIIQPMGVTTDGKLAPLCGQTRHSAVQEEDEEEEDDSETEQ